Proteins encoded within one genomic window of Triticum aestivum cultivar Chinese Spring chromosome 2D, IWGSC CS RefSeq v2.1, whole genome shotgun sequence:
- the LOC123050459 gene encoding antimicrobial peptides encodes MVFVHKGGVWWFLFLAAVLLAAAAVGAEQEDGAMVTVVAEVEEEVGGRVHDQGNDMCDIKCQHGQHLAWRRRCVNECHRQKLHHSRRAFCEMKCQDHYHDPSRMELCVHQCMSYGIKLHADSNNDVDHHPHAWELEVGWGADDRSNDMCDIKCQHWQDPAGRRRCVNECHSREHHHPSRAFCEMKCQHHYHDPSRMELCVHQCMSYGLNDLHVGGNNGVAEHPTG; translated from the coding sequence ATGGTGTTCGTTCACAAGGGTGGTGTTTGGTGGTTCCTCTTTCTCGCGGCGGTGCTGCTCGCTGCTGCGGCCGTAGGAGCGGAGCAGGAGGATGGGGCCATGGTCACCGTCGTcgcggaggtggaggaggaggtcgGTGGGCGTGTCCATGACCAGGGCAACGACATGTGTGACATCAAGTGTCAACACGGGCAACATCTCGCATGGAGACGACGGTGCGTGAACGAGTGCCACAGACAAAAGCTTCATCATTCTAGAAGAGCTTTCTGCGAAATGAAGTGCCAAGATCACTACCATGACCCGTCAAGGATGGAGCTGTGCGTGCACCAGTGCATGAGCTATGGCATCAAGCTCCATGCGGACAGCAACAACGACGTCGATCACCATCCCCACGCCTGGGAGCTGGAGGTCGGCTGGGGTGCCGACGACCGAAGCAACGACATGTGCGACATCAAGTGCCAGCACTGGCAAGACCCCGCCGGGAGACGACGGTGCGTGAACGAGTGCCACAGCCGGGAGCATCATCATCCTAGCAGAGCTTTCTGCGAGATGAAATGTCAACATCACTACCATGACCCGTCAAGGATGGAACTGTGCGTGCACCAATGCATGAGCTATGGCCTCAACGACCTTCATGTAGGCGGCAACAATGGCGTCGCTGAGCATCCCACCGGCTGA